The following nucleotide sequence is from Triticum dicoccoides isolate Atlit2015 ecotype Zavitan chromosome 7B, WEW_v2.0, whole genome shotgun sequence.
ATTTTACAGGTACGCACATATACATCACACACTAAGGCCTGCTCGGTCTCCAAAATGCCCTGCTCGGCAGCGACAGCAAAATGCATGCACTCTGTTCTTATATAGAAGTCATATTGCATTTGGGATTGTACTAATTATAAGTATCTGAGTGTGTGTACCTCGCAATAACTGTTCGTTCTCTCAAAGTGTTTTAGCATGCATGGTAAGGAGTGAAAGTGTGGGATTTTTTACCAGGTTGTCTTGAAACACAATCTTTACTAAGAAAAGtttcaccatggagaagttagatgTTTATATTACCTCCTTTTATTCCCCTTTATGTGCTGGAGTTTTCTCCAGGTTTTTGTACCTACTACAGATCACCGTTTGTGCACTCTTTAAATGACGCATTGCCACACTTATCTGATGCCTATCAGATTTATGATTTTTTTATGGTGTCCACTGGATCTATTGCAAATTGGATATTTTTTCTTCAAATGTGGTGTGTACACACGGGGATGATTCTATCCCAAGATGGTTAGCAGCTGTTATTTCAAGGAAGTATCGATTTGTCATCTCTCTTACAACCAAGAGCTTTGATCCAGGATCAAAACGACGATTCTATCTATCTGTCGTTTAAAGGTTGCTACACAGGATTCTTGTATCTATCGGTGTCCCAAGACGTGCCTTCGTCTCCACGTTGACGCATGCATTCCATAGCTACAAGCGTACGTACGTGGGATTAGTGAGTCCATGTGCCATACGTACCTACCTACCGATCAGAAGAATCTTCTATAAATATAGCTATAGGCTCATGCACGGCCACAACCATCTAGCTCTTCCATAGCTATACCCATCCGCCTCCCGGCCATCTGCTTCCGCGCCGGGCGCCGGCCTCGTAACCATGGAGCTCATGCCAACCGTCTTctgccttctcctcctcgtccttgcACAGGATGGTATGCACATCATAAACTCCTTATAGCCTTGCTTTTGCTTTTAGATATTCGTTACTAGCTCTACGAGTATACATGTTATACTTCGATCTCGTCAAGTTTTTCATGCATGCACTGAGACATGATTGATCTATCTGACAGGGGCTCGTGTGGAGGCACGAGGCACACCTTCGGCTGATCAGGGGTCAAAGAACCAATGGTCCAGCATGTTCGTCTTCGGGGATGGCTTCGTCGACAACGGCAACCTCCCAGAGACCAACACATGGCGTCAATGGAGCTATCCCTACGGCTCCTATCTCGACTCCCGTGGATCTGCGACTCCTGTTCCAACTGGGCGCCTTTCCAACTATTGGATTCAATCTGACTTCATCGGTACGTATTCAGTATATATACTGGTATGCTAGTACCTAGCTAGATAGAGAATTTATTTTTGAGCACGTACAACCTTATATCTAAGATCATTCAAAATAATCCATCATATCAATGCTCTAGATAATTTAGTTCCGACCCTTACAATCTTATATGTGTTCTACTAAAAATAATCCTTCATATTTATTGATTTATTTCCCTTGCAGCAAGGATCTTGGGCCTCAGTGAAGCCCCTCCATCGTACAGGCTCACGCCACATCTATCTTGCGAcccatctggcatgacctttgctttcGGCGGCGCTGGCGTCTATGATGTGCCGGACAAGAAGGTGCCGACCCTTGCCACACAGGTCAATGCTTTCACGAGGCTACTCAATGCCGGGGTCATCTCAagacaacagcttcagagctccgtCGCTCTTGTCTCCATCTCCGGCAATGACTACATCACTGGTGCCAACGTCGAGAATGCCTTCTTGAGTAGCTTCGATGATGTGAGTAGTAGTTAGCAGACTCAAACTTACAAACACTAACCAGTCCGCAATTACTATATACCCATATTCTTACGAAGTAACTTCTCTTCCATGCAGATCGATAGTTATATTGGGAATGTGACGaccgagattgcgaagaacgtgggGAAGCTACAGAGGCTAGGTGTGAGAAAGGTACTAGTGAACAACATGCATCCCATTGGCTGCACGCCTTTGCGGACTAGTTCGAGCAACTACACGACATGCGACCTTCTGGCCAACTATGCCGCAACTGTGCACAACATCAATATAGAACACCTAATGGGCAACAAGAATAATGCCCACATACTGGACCTCTACACTGCCTTCACCGACATCGTCAATCACGCCCCTGGTAAGTACTTTATATGTCTGCACGCGCATGATGCTAATTAAATCAGATTTCACATGTATGCATTTTATTAAACATCTGTTGGAACTATGTGTATGCAGGTGAAGGGTCGGAGCAGTCAAACAATTTCAAGCACAAGCTGACACCTTGCTGCGAGGCTTCCACCGAGCTGGGGTACTGTGGACAGGTTAGCCCTTCAGGGGAGCGCCTCTACGACCTATGCAAGAATCCTGACAAGAAGTTCTACTGGGACGAGTCTTACCCGACAACTGCTGGGTGGGAAGCTGTTACAGAGGCGCTAGAAGAACCTTTGAGGGAGTTCCTAGATCGGGACTATGTTCCATGATGCATTTGTAGTTTAGGTTTAGCTCAATCCATTGCTTGTTGGTGCAATATCTTTTAGCTAGGTTAGCTTTATATAGATAGTATTCGTATTTAGGAAGAAACTTGTGAGTTTTTGTTTCCTTGTGTTCCATGAACTTTGGTCTAGTTGACTTCATGTTTTAAGAAAGGTAGTCCTATTATATATGGTGAATCTAGATTCTAGCGTGCATCTATTTGAGGAGCTCGTGGGAGTTGCAGCAAACAAAGAAGGTGCTTGGCTGATAGAGTGATAGGTTCTATTTGTGTCAAGATTAGATATATAGCATTGCATGTGCGATCTTTGGTCTCAAAGACTGCGTTTTAGTCGATTGAGGTAACGCTCCACCTGGTGCATCTCGTGCTGCTCTTCCCCGCGCTGCCTCCATTGCCTCGCGCATGGTTGGTTTGCCGTTGCAGGGCATGGCGGTAGCACGGGTGTTTGACACAATATTATGGGTTCCAAGCCAGCTCATTTCGACGTGGCAAAGACGACAAATACGCACACTGGCACTCGCACACCAGACATTCGTCCAGCTTTCTCGGCACTTCTTTAAGGTCTTTGTTCAGGTTCTCCATTCACCATGTACGCCTCGGCTCGCCAAGGCTGTGTCTATGTCGTCGTTCCCATATGTCTTGTCGGAACAGTAGCCTGTAATTAAAAGCGCACAGGTCGTGCATGTGAGAAACTCCACCTGGCTCTCTGCCGGTGTTGGGGTCCTTGGGGATAACCTTGCGTTGGTATTTGTTTCAATTCCAATGGCAAGCACATGTCTGTAACAAGCTAGGTCTTATGCCGCAGATATTTATTTCACATTCGTGGGCTTGGTTTCTTTTACTTTGCTGTTACAAGTATTGGGAAGCAAGTTAACGGGAGAGACAGATGCTTCCTGGGAAGAAGGAAATATTGATCACTTCAAGCTAGTCTGACATATGTTGGTGGATCCTAAAGAAAGGGAATTGGAATATGTCCTAGTTGAATTGGGACAAAATGATGCTCCCTAAATCAAAGGGTGGTATGTGTTTTCGTGATATGCGTCGTCGATGGCCTGGAGGGCTTATGTGCATGATTGCTAGGTGCAAAATAATACCGGCCCCAATGGGAATTTGTTGGATCCAGTGTTTACCGCGTCCACTGTGTGGAAAGGAATAGAAAACGGGATGGCACTAGTCAAGCAATAATTTAGGAGAGTTGTTGATGGTACTTCCATTCCTACGAGGATCATCGTTACACCGCATCGCGCTCAAGGAAAATTGTAGACTACATCTTGCAGTGTTTTTTTTTTCACACAAGGGGTACCCGCTTTCAATCTCTTCTTGCAAGGATGGTTCAAGGCCTGACTGTGTGCGTATCATCAAATTCTGAGTTGTAATCCGAGACGTCTGGGCTTGAGTAGTTGAGTTGACCaagtgtctccagtcaataacattTGTGTGGAACGTCTATCTATCACCTTTCTCGCGAACCAATTTTGCGCAGCCAGATATTGGGTTTCCAGAGAAAATATGGCTCATGCCTTAGAGGAGTGTAGTTTCACTATATTTTTTTCGGTCAACCTGCTGCCGGTGAACTTGTTGGCGTGACTGCGATAGGCTAGTCATGGACGCCATGGTTTGTGCCATCTCAAGCTTCTTCGTTGCATTGAGTTTCACTCCCTTTATCTCTCTTCATAAGCTTGCGATCTCTTGGTGGAGCAGCAAAAATATATGAGGAGGACGTCAAACATCATGCAACAAGGTCATTGTGCTCGTCTAGGATTTCTGGCATTACATAATTCAGGCATGACACATGGTAAAGAAGCTACACCAATGGAGGCACTGGTCAAGTTACTGGTGGTTACATGACATAACTTAATAATACGCAGTGGTTCACAACCGGAGATATCATTAAAGGGGAGATGCCGCTGCAGAATTCCTAGAGGGAAGCAGAACAAAAATATGATGCCCCAAACCTGTTCTTGCCACAGCCGCCAAAAAATATGGCTGCCCTTTGGTGTACAGGTCTTTTTGGGCATCAGATGGTACTTCGGGGACCGATATATGTTCCTCAGGACGCATGATGGAACAATTGTATTTGCAGCTTGTCGCATGTCGCTTTCTGTTAAACTGCTAAGAGGTGTTGGAAGTGGAGGTACATGCGGTAATGATCGGTATGCACTAGCTTTCCAACATAACGATCTTCATGCAGTGATGTGGTCGGACTTTTCAGTTGCTCTTTCCATTGTCTCTAGAGATGACCTAGATGGCTCTGCTTATGGACATATTGCTGCTGAGATGTTGACAGTGAGTTTATTTCGCACAAGCATCAATGTGAATTGAATAGGGTTGTAGATTGTCTGGCATGTTATAGTCGTACTGAATGTATAGCACTGCTGTGTGGCTACATATAGGACaaccttgtactccctccgtcccaaaattcttgtcttagatttgtctaaatacggatgtatcaagtcacgttttagtattagatacatccatatctagactaatctaagagaaaaaatttgggatggagggagtatgttgcAGCACTTACCTCCGGCGGCGCTAGCCATGTCAGCGTGCGGGAAGATCTGGGCACAGGCGGCATGGGCGAGGAGCAGCGCAAGTTGTGGGCATCCGCCTCTGCCATCGTCGTGGATGGTGGGGGCCGAGGTGCAGTGGCGGTGGCAGCTGGGCGGCTGGTCGGTTTCAATGCGTCACGCCGGCTAGACGGCGACAGCAGCGCAGTTGAACTCCCTGGTGAGTTTCCGGGGGTTGGCGGCGGTCCTGGTGGGTCCTCCTTGTAGGTGGCCGGGGCTGTGTCGGTGGCCATGCGCAGTTCTGCGTTGGATGCCAAGTCGGGGCGACAGGGGGGTGTGTCGGGGGCAGCGAGTTTGGGCTGGAGGGATGGGCGGCGCCGATGTGCTCAGACCCCCATCACCGACACAAGGGTGTGTCGGTCTGGATGCGTCCGCTCCCACACCTCCCCCTTTCCCCGGGGACGTGTGGGTGGCCGCAACACCGATGATCTTTAAGGCGGGACACATTCTGCGGGAAACCTTTTTTCATCAGCAATAATGATCTACGCATGTCCTGGAGAGCAATTTCCTGTCAATTAATCCGGCTCTAGGGACATAGAAGAAATTATACTGCTCCCACACCCTATCTTTTGAACATGATTCTGGAGATGGAACTAATGATGGAGAATTACTAATGATCATATTTCTATGGCAAATGATGCCAAAAAATTTAATCTTCCTATTACTCCTATCAGGATTACTAAATCTCAATCGACTGAGTCTAAAAAAGTCTCTGCGATGCTATATTCATGAGATCTTACATGAAGATCCGTGCAAATTAtcattttttcttctt
It contains:
- the LOC119340666 gene encoding GDSL esterase/lipase At3g09930-like, whose translation is MELMPTVFCLLLLVLAQDGARVEARGTPSADQGSKNQWSSMFVFGDGFVDNGNLPETNTWRQWSYPYGSYLDSRGSATPVPTGRLSNYWIQSDFIARILGLSEAPPSYRLTPHLSCDPSGMTFAFGGAGVYDVPDKKVPTLATQVNAFTRLLNAGVISRQQLQSSVALVSISGNDYITGANVENAFLSSFDDIDSYIGNVTTEIAKNVGKLQRLGVRKVLVNNMHPIGCTPLRTSSSNYTTCDLLANYAATVHNINIEHLMGNKNNAHILDLYTAFTDIVNHAPGEGSEQSNNFKHKLTPCCEASTELGYCGQVSPSGERLYDLCKNPDKKFYWDESYPTTAGWEAVTEALEEPLREFLDRDYVP